In one Candidatus Hydrogenedentota bacterium genomic region, the following are encoded:
- a CDS encoding cytochrome c biogenesis protein, translating into MTSAIYGTFSLAFFLYVASAATAGWYLHSGGKRILRVTHVLVMIGSVVLATTIALRWIAWGRLPLTTMADALNLFIVLTSLVVAIVAHRGAQHAILCLYTPPLVALFTVNAVIAFSDLHSEPKELNGAFLAVHVGLAVLAYALFFVASITSIAYVVQARGLKQIRTSGLVKKLPALEQLDKTLYFLIALGYIFFGITLVLGMIWAYIDRDALGPYWFLSPKIFRAAFMVLLYSTAFHARRRGQLRGQRLAYLVFVGFTIMLAGYLVLGLFDVQDYNFWSTSS; encoded by the coding sequence ATGACATCGGCCATTTACGGAACCTTCTCACTAGCGTTCTTTCTGTACGTGGCGTCCGCAGCCACCGCCGGATGGTACCTGCACAGCGGGGGCAAGCGGATTCTGCGGGTGACCCACGTGCTGGTCATGATCGGGTCCGTCGTCCTTGCCACCACGATCGCCTTGCGCTGGATCGCGTGGGGGCGCTTGCCTTTGACGACAATGGCCGACGCGTTAAACCTGTTTATCGTCCTTACGTCGCTTGTCGTGGCTATCGTGGCGCACCGGGGCGCGCAACACGCTATCCTCTGCCTCTACACGCCACCGCTGGTTGCCTTGTTCACCGTGAACGCCGTCATCGCGTTTAGCGACCTCCACAGCGAACCGAAAGAACTCAACGGCGCGTTCCTTGCCGTGCACGTGGGATTGGCCGTGCTGGCGTACGCGTTGTTCTTTGTCGCGAGTATCACCAGCATCGCCTATGTGGTTCAGGCGCGTGGATTGAAGCAAATACGCACGTCGGGGCTGGTGAAGAAGCTGCCTGCCCTCGAGCAACTCGATAAGACGCTCTACTTTCTCATCGCGCTGGGTTACATCTTCTTTGGCATCACGCTGGTGCTTGGCATGATCTGGGCCTACATCGACCGCGACGCTCTCGGCCCCTATTGGTTCCTGTCGCCGAAGATTTTCCGCGCTGCGTTCATGGTGCTGTTGTATTCGACAGCGTTTCACGCGCGAAGGCGCGGACAGTTGCGCGGACAACGGCTCGCCTATCTTGTCTTTGTCGGGTTTACGATCATGCTGGCCGGGTATCTTGTGCTCGGGCTGTTCGACGTGCAGGACTACAATTTCTGGAGCACCTCTTCATGA
- the hemC gene encoding hydroxymethylbilane synthase codes for MTRSLTIGSRGSKLALTQSNFIADAIRALEPGLEVRVEIIHTKGDKILDAPLAQIGGKGLFTKELEVALQDARIDLAVHSLKDLPTELPEGLTLAAVPKRESPYDAFVCSKWTSVDDLPANARVGTSSLRRGAQLRAYRSDLEIVPIRGNVETRLRRVEEGAVDAAVLACAGLNRLALGHAVLYALDVDVMIPAPAQGALGIEARADDAKTLALLQRLTDSQTLAEVRAERACLATLEGGCQVPLGALARLNGGELELTACVCTPDGEKVLRTTERGIADEAESLGIQAAEALIANGAAAIIASVR; via the coding sequence ATGACACGATCGCTGACTATAGGCAGCCGAGGCAGCAAACTTGCTCTGACACAGTCCAATTTCATCGCCGATGCGATACGCGCGTTGGAACCCGGGCTGGAGGTGCGGGTAGAGATCATCCACACGAAAGGCGACAAGATTCTCGATGCCCCGCTCGCACAGATAGGCGGCAAGGGACTCTTCACCAAGGAACTCGAAGTCGCGTTGCAGGATGCACGCATCGACCTTGCCGTGCACAGCCTGAAAGATCTACCCACGGAGTTGCCCGAGGGCCTTACGTTGGCCGCCGTACCCAAACGCGAGAGTCCCTACGACGCCTTCGTGTGTTCGAAGTGGACCAGCGTGGATGACCTGCCCGCGAATGCGCGCGTAGGCACATCGAGCCTGCGGCGCGGCGCGCAACTACGCGCATACCGTTCCGATCTCGAAATCGTGCCCATTCGCGGCAACGTGGAAACGCGGCTGCGCCGCGTGGAGGAGGGCGCCGTTGACGCGGCCGTGCTCGCGTGCGCCGGATTGAACCGCCTCGCGCTGGGCCATGCCGTGCTCTACGCGCTCGATGTCGACGTCATGATTCCCGCGCCGGCGCAAGGGGCGCTCGGTATTGAAGCGCGCGCCGATGACGCCAAGACGTTGGCATTGCTGCAACGGTTGACGGATTCGCAGACCCTTGCGGAAGTGCGCGCGGAACGCGCGTGTCTGGCAACGCTTGAAGGCGGGTGCCAGGTTCCGTTGGGGGCATTGGCGCGTCTGAACGGCGGCGAACTCGAATTGACGGCCTGCGTGTGCACTCCCGACGGCGAGAAGGTACTGCGGACTACGGAGCGGGGAATCGCCGACGAAGCGGAATCGCTCGGCATCCAAGCGGCGGAGGCCTTGATCGCGAACGGCGCGGCTGCGATCATCGCATCGGTGCGATGA
- the hemA gene encoding glutamyl-tRNA reductase: MSLVVSGLSHHTSPVELRERLHFPEAQLPAALLRLRRHLDDAGVVILSTCNRVEIYANTPEACDDSFSRIRGFLSEWHGIPEGEFAEMLYERDGRDAVGHLFHVASSLDSLVVGEGQILGQVHDAYLIAQAEQSTDKIISQLFQRAFSVAKDVRSRSGISEGKVSVGSVAVDLAVSIFINLTGKTVMVIGSGKMGELALKSLVSRGVSHVLLVNRTQEKAAELADRIHGEPIALSDLDNHLHRADIIITSTGARDYLLKQPDFEKALRNRAHAPMFVIDIAVPRNVDPSVNELDNVYLYDIDSLQQVTESNLEARRKEIAKCVEIVDAGVDNFWQWHQGLVAEPTIVSMSEELHAIRERELAKTLASLPDLTDKQRDEIAYLSKRIVNAILQRPMTQLKREVAHHDPNTVLHLVKRLFGLRETP; this comes from the coding sequence ATGAGCCTGGTGGTCTCAGGATTGAGCCATCATACGAGTCCGGTTGAGCTCCGGGAACGCCTTCATTTTCCCGAAGCCCAGTTGCCGGCGGCGCTTCTGCGTCTGCGCAGGCACTTGGACGATGCCGGCGTTGTCATTCTCAGCACGTGCAACCGTGTGGAGATTTACGCCAATACGCCCGAAGCATGCGACGATTCGTTCTCGCGCATTCGCGGCTTTCTCAGCGAGTGGCACGGCATCCCTGAAGGCGAGTTTGCGGAGATGCTCTACGAGCGCGATGGCCGCGACGCCGTCGGTCACCTCTTCCATGTCGCGTCGAGTCTTGACAGCCTGGTCGTGGGAGAAGGCCAAATCCTGGGACAGGTTCACGACGCCTATCTGATTGCCCAGGCCGAGCAGTCCACCGACAAGATCATCAGCCAACTGTTTCAACGCGCGTTTTCCGTTGCGAAAGACGTGCGGTCGCGCAGCGGCATCAGCGAAGGCAAAGTATCCGTGGGCAGTGTGGCCGTCGATCTTGCCGTTTCTATCTTTATCAATCTCACCGGCAAGACCGTGATGGTGATCGGGTCGGGCAAGATGGGCGAACTTGCGCTCAAGAGCCTTGTCTCGCGCGGCGTGTCGCATGTGTTGCTCGTGAATCGCACTCAAGAGAAGGCCGCCGAACTTGCGGATCGCATTCACGGCGAGCCGATTGCCTTGAGCGATCTCGACAACCATCTGCACCGCGCCGACATCATCATTACGTCTACGGGCGCGCGAGACTACTTGTTGAAGCAGCCCGACTTCGAGAAAGCCTTGCGTAATCGGGCGCACGCGCCGATGTTCGTGATCGATATCGCGGTACCGCGCAACGTGGATCCGAGCGTCAACGAGCTCGACAACGTGTATCTCTATGACATCGACAGTCTGCAGCAGGTCACGGAAAGCAATTTGGAGGCGCGCAGGAAGGAAATCGCGAAGTGCGTGGAAATTGTCGACGCGGGCGTCGACAACTTCTGGCAGTGGCATCAGGGGTTGGTTGCGGAGCCGACGATCGTTTCCATGTCGGAGGAGTTGCACGCGATTCGCGAGCGCGAACTCGCCAAGACGCTTGCCTCGCTTCCGGATTTGACGGACAAGCAGCGCGACGAGATTGCGTATTTGTCGAAACGCATCGTCAATGCGATTTTACAGCGTCCCATGACGCAACTGAAGCGCGAAGTAGCCCATCACGATCCGAATACCGTGCTGCACCTGGTGAAACGTCTGTTCGGACTTCGCGAGACGCCGTGA